DNA sequence from the Cytophagia bacterium CHB2 genome:
GTCGAGCATCGCCTGCGCGCGCGCGCGCTGATCCAAAACCGTAATGAAGGCATTCAACGGCGCAGCCGCTGCGATGCGTTCCAGATGGGCTTCGACTAAAGCGGCGCAGGTTTGCTCACCGCGACGTAATTTTTCCTGAGTGGAGCGGATATTGGCGAAGTGGCTCATA
Encoded proteins:
- a CDS encoding Asp-tRNA(Asn)/Glu-tRNA(Gln) amidotransferase subunit GatA, coding for MSHFANIRSTQEKLRRGEQTCAALVEAHLERIAAAAPLNAFITVLDQRARAQAMLD